ATTTCCATTATATTCCAATTTCTGTAAAAATTATTGAGAAAATGGCATCTAAAAAAATTACAACAAAGATTCCATTTACAACACTCATAGTAGTAAACTTACCTATACTTGTAGTATTATTCTCAACTTGAAACCCTCTATAACACCCAATTAAAGCAATTGCCATTCCAAAGAATACTGATTTAAATATTCCTAATAAAAAATGCTTCAAAGGAACTTCTTGGCCTACTCTATTAATAAACTCTAAAAATGTAATATCTAAATCGATATAAGATATAAGCATACCGCCAAATAAACCAACAATATCTGCAAAAAATACTAATAAAGGTAAAGAAATAACTAGGGCAAAAATTCTAGGAAGAGTTAAGAATAAAATTGGTTCAAAATTCATTGTACGCATAGCATCAATTTCATCTGTTATTTTCATAGCTCCAATTTCGGCAGTATAAGAACTAGCACTCCTCCCAGCAATTACAATGGCTGTTAATAAAGGGGCAATTTCTCGAAACATTGTAATTGAAATCATCTCAACTATAAAAATATTTGCACCAAACTTTTCAAGTTGAACTGCACCTTGATAAGCTATAACTACACCAACTAAAAAAGATGTAATTCCCACAATAAATAAAGCATTTATAGCTGATGTATCTATATATTTAAACATTGCTTTTATTCTCATCTTTTTAGGATTTAACAAGGAATAAATAAAAAAATAAAATACTTTTCCTAGAAATTTTATAAAATCTAAAGATCCAAGATAAAATTGATATGTTTTTTTCCCAATATTTTCAATAAAATAATTTTTTTCTTCAATTACAAAATCATTATCTTGATAATGTTTTTCATAAAATCTATATTTATTTTCATTATCTAACAAATTTTGTACAGATATATTTTCGTTCTTAAAAGTTTTGAAAAAAGAGATTAAATATATAAGAGCATTAGAATTACACTCCTTTACATTTCCAAAATCTATAATAAGTTTTGAACTTTTTGATATATTTAATTTATTTAATTCTTTAATATTTTCAACAAGTGTTTCATTATTCCAAATATTAAAAAGAGTTAACTCAAAGGTATTATTTGATAATTGTTTTAATCTAAAATTATTATTCATTTTATAATGACCCTTTAAACTATTGTATTAATTATTAATATAATATCTAAAATTTGATTACACTAGGAATAAAAAATATTTATGTTAATTACAAATTTATTATCTTTAATGTATTATATTAACTTATGTTAAATAGCTTATTTAAGGTTCTTTATGAAAAAAATATATTTACTTTTACCTTTTTGTATTCTTTTTTTTACAGCTTGTTTTAATGAAGAAAAAGAAGTAAAATTTTATGGTAACGTTGATGTTAGAACTGTTTCTTTAGCATTTAGAGTTTCAGGAAGACTTGATACTTTAGATTTTGATGAAGGTCAAGACTTAAAAAAAGGTGATGTTATTGCCACAATTGAAAACTCTATTTTCAAAGAAAATTTAAATCAAATAAATGCGCAAATAAAGCTTCAAGAAATACAAATACAAAAGTTAGAAAAAGGTTATAGAAGCGAAGAAATAGAAAAAGCTAAAGCCCAACTCTCGCAAGTAAAGGCAAATTTAGATAAAACAAATAAAGATTTTAAAAGAGCTCAAAAACTTTTAAAATCAAACTCTATATCTACACAATCCTATGATAATACAAAAGCTTCTGCACTTAATTTAAAAGCACAATATGATTATGCAAAGAGTTCATTGAACTTACTTCAAAATGGATATGAAATAGAAGATATTTTATCTGCTAAAGCTACTTTAGAATCATTAAAAGCACAAAGAAATATATTACAAATAAATCTTGATGATACAGTTTTATATTCACCCGTTGATGGAACAATTATAACAAAAGTTTATGAAGTTGGCTCTATTGTAAATGCTTCGCAAACTATAGTTGAAGTTGCAAAAAGTGATGAATATTGGGTTCGTAGTTATATCTCTGAGAAATACCTAGGAATTGTAAAAGCTGGAATGAAGGCTAGTATTTCTACAGATAGTAATAAAAGTTATGAAGGAGTAGTTAGTTTTATATCTCCTCTTGCAGAATTCACTCCAAAAACAGTACAAACAGAAGATTTACGAACAGACTTAGTTTACAGATTTCGAATAGTTTTAAAAAATGTTGATAATGATTTAAAACAAGGAATGCCTGTAACTATAAGTTTTCCAGAACTTGATTTGTAAATAAAATGTCAATACTTTCTGTAAAAAATCTTACAAAAGAATTTTCAAAACAAAAGGCATTAAATAATATATCTTTTGAAATACAGCCTAATAAAATAACAGGAGTTGTAGGTCCAGATGGTGCAGGTAAAACTACACTTTTGAGAATACTAAGTGGACTTTTAACTTTTGAGGCCAAAGAAGTCCAACTTATGGACTTAGATTTAGAATCAAATATCCAAATAATACAAGAGCAAATAGGTTATATGCCTCAAAAATTTGGATTGTATGAAGATTTAACTGTAGAAGAAAATTTAAGATTATTTGCAAACTTACAATCAATTCCTTTAGAAAATCTTGAAAATAGAATAAATGAGTTATTGCAGTTTACTTCACTTTATGACTTTAAAAACTTCTTAGCAAAAAACTTGTCAGGTGGAATGAAACAAAAATTAGGACTTGCTAGTGCATTGATTAAAAAACCAAAGATTTTACTTCTAGATGAACCAGGAGTTGGAGTTGACCCAATTTCTAGAAAAGAGCTTTGGTCTATGGTTGAAAATCTTACAAAAGAAAATGTGACAGTTTTATGGAGTACTGCGTATTTGGATGAAGCAGAACTTTGTGATGAAGTTATACTTCTAAATGAAGGAGATATTCTTTTTTTTGGAAATCCTGATATTTTGAAAAATAAAATGGCTGATAAAGTATTTGATATTGTTGGAGATATAAAAGACAAAAGAAAAACACTGCAATTAGCGCTTCAGTATGATTATATAAAAGATGGTTTGATTTTAGGAAATAATATTAAAATCATCACAGATGAAAGTAAACAATTACCTCCTTTAGAAGATATAAAAGCTTCAAATTGTGAATATAAAAAATCTATTCCTACTTTTGAAGATGGTTTTATGAATATTTTAAAAGCTGATTTTAATGGTATTTCAAAATTAGCAGAGCAAATAGAGTTTATAAATACAGACGAAGAAAATATAATAGAAGTGAAAAATCTAACTAAAAAATTTGGTGATTTTACAGCTACTGATAATATTAGTTTTAATATTAAAAAGGGTCAAATATTTGGATTTTTAGGACCAAATGGAGCAGGAAAATCAACTACTTTTAAAATGCTTTGTGGCTTATTAAAACCAACAAGTGGAGAAGCCAAAGTATTAGGCTATAACTTTATGGAATCTTCACTAAAAGCTCGATGGAAAATAGGATATATGTCTCAAAAGTTTTCACTTTATTCAGATATAAGTGTCTATGAAAATCTTAAATTTTATGCAGGAATTTACGGACTTATTGGAGCGAAAAAGAAAAGAAAAATAAACAATATGTTGGAAATATTTGAACTTTCTAAATTTAAAAATAAACAAGCAAAAGATTTACCACTTGGATTTAAACAAAGATTATCTTTAGCTTGTGCCATTATGCACGATCCTGCTGTACTTTTCTTGGATGAGCCAACAAGTGGTGTTGACCCCGTAACTAGAAGAGAGTTTTGGAATCATATCTATGCAATGGTACAAAAAGGAATGACTATCATGGTTACCACTCACTTTATGCAAGAAGCTGAATACTGTGATGAAATTGCTTTGATATATAAAGGAAAAGCAATTGCAATT
This genomic interval from Poseidonibacter antarcticus contains the following:
- a CDS encoding HlyD family efflux transporter periplasmic adaptor subunit, coding for MKKIYLLLPFCILFFTACFNEEKEVKFYGNVDVRTVSLAFRVSGRLDTLDFDEGQDLKKGDVIATIENSIFKENLNQINAQIKLQEIQIQKLEKGYRSEEIEKAKAQLSQVKANLDKTNKDFKRAQKLLKSNSISTQSYDNTKASALNLKAQYDYAKSSLNLLQNGYEIEDILSAKATLESLKAQRNILQINLDDTVLYSPVDGTIITKVYEVGSIVNASQTIVEVAKSDEYWVRSYISEKYLGIVKAGMKASISTDSNKSYEGVVSFISPLAEFTPKTVQTEDLRTDLVYRFRIVLKNVDNDLKQGMPVTISFPELDL
- a CDS encoding MlaE family ABC transporter permease codes for the protein MNNNFRLKQLSNNTFELTLFNIWNNETLVENIKELNKLNISKSSKLIIDFGNVKECNSNALIYLISFFKTFKNENISVQNLLDNENKYRFYEKHYQDNDFVIEEKNYFIENIGKKTYQFYLGSLDFIKFLGKVFYFFIYSLLNPKKMRIKAMFKYIDTSAINALFIVGITSFLVGVVIAYQGAVQLEKFGANIFIVEMISITMFREIAPLLTAIVIAGRSASSYTAEIGAMKITDEIDAMRTMNFEPILFLTLPRIFALVISLPLLVFFADIVGLFGGMLISYIDLDITFLEFINRVGQEVPLKHFLLGIFKSVFFGMAIALIGCYRGFQVENNTTSIGKFTTMSVVNGIFVVIFLDAIFSIIFTEIGI
- a CDS encoding ATP-binding cassette domain-containing protein — encoded protein: MSILSVKNLTKEFSKQKALNNISFEIQPNKITGVVGPDGAGKTTLLRILSGLLTFEAKEVQLMDLDLESNIQIIQEQIGYMPQKFGLYEDLTVEENLRLFANLQSIPLENLENRINELLQFTSLYDFKNFLAKNLSGGMKQKLGLASALIKKPKILLLDEPGVGVDPISRKELWSMVENLTKENVTVLWSTAYLDEAELCDEVILLNEGDILFFGNPDILKNKMADKVFDIVGDIKDKRKTLQLALQYDYIKDGLILGNNIKIITDESKQLPPLEDIKASNCEYKKSIPTFEDGFMNILKADFNGISKLAEQIEFINTDEENIIEVKNLTKKFGDFTATDNISFNIKKGQIFGFLGPNGAGKSTTFKMLCGLLKPTSGEAKVLGYNFMESSLKARWKIGYMSQKFSLYSDISVYENLKFYAGIYGLIGAKKKRKINNMLEIFELSKFKNKQAKDLPLGFKQRLSLACAIMHDPAVLFLDEPTSGVDPVTRREFWNHIYAMVQKGMTIMVTTHFMQEAEYCDEIALIYKGKAIAIDPPQELILKISPKATMQEAFIELIKRSDDVQN